From the genome of Ctenopharyngodon idella isolate HZGC_01 chromosome 23, HZGC01, whole genome shotgun sequence, one region includes:
- the LOC127506374 gene encoding sialoadhesin-like isoform X2, whose product MSVFQIMSFFIIIISSVFLHTHSADDIYSAVMPQTVTALTGSCVQIPCTFNISNFEDKLNTIIGIWLKNKSQFEKDSLIVSNISKNIIRGFSDIQITGNLSEGNCTTVFYNLMKNHSDLYYFRLEMEPDVFKATFNPNQPDSRKTVKITVIDSPQPPELKPNCSRYVMENTTVNLICSAEAPCPKQPPTISWSNNPESANITTQLQEKPDKTQSVFSNMTFKASYMDHRRNISCIATYPRNTSNYSTVETTVMLQVLFPPKETHITINPSASVSVGTNVTLTCRSKASPSNDMNYTWYKRGQETPIAWGKRNSFIVTNNKTGFYFCTAQNKHGNQSSAYIQLTVEDISQDMGQDGHSMLIIGCVGGIVAALMLSALGFCTRTRTKTHRGDNVGEKYSLNQDEIIDRNSTYATVTMTNQDNKISDDYSMCERKTKTDHDKVKVSTNEDDNEKGSDVVYAQVHVLQNKTKAISVVPEVIYAQVT is encoded by the exons ATGTCTGTGTTCCAGATCATGtccttcttcatcatcatcatcagctcTGTGTTTCTGCATACTCACTCAG CTGATGATATCTACTCTGCCGTGATGCCTCAGACAGTAACAGCTCTGACAGGCTCTTGTGTGCAGATTCCTTGCACATTCAACATCTCCAATTTTGAGGACAAACTTAACACTATTATTGGGATCTGGCTGAAAAATAAATCACAGTTTGAAAAAGACAGTTTAATTGTTTCTAATAtcagtaaaaacatcattagaGGATTCAGTGACATACAGATAACTGGAAATCTCAGTGAGGGGAACTGCACAACTGTCTTCTATAACCTCATGAAGAATCATTCAGATCTCTACTACTTCAGACTGGAAATGGAGCCAGATGTGTTCAAAGCTACATTTAACCCAAATCAACCTGATTCAAGAAAGACTGTGAAGATCACTGTCATAG ACTCACCACAACCTCCTGAACTTAAACCCAATTGTTCACGCTATGTGATGGAGAACACAACAGTCAATCTGATCTGCTCTGCTGAAGCCCCCTGCCCCAAACAACCTCCGACAATATCCTGGTCCAACAACCCTGAATCTGCCAACATTACAACACAGTTACAGGAGAAACCCGATAAAACCCAGTCAGTGTTTTCAAACATGACTTTCAAAGCTTCATACATGGATCACAGAAGGAACATCTCCTGCATTGCTACATATCCAAGAAATACATCTAATTACTCAACTGTGGAGACCACCGTGATGCTACAAGTCCTGT TTCCTCCAAAAGAAACTCACATCACCATCAATCCATCTGCTTCAGTTTCTGTTGGCACTAATGTGACTTTGACCTGCAGAAGCAAAGCCAGTCCATCAAATGACATGAACTACACCTGGTACAAACGTGGACAGGAGACGCCAATAGCTTGGGGAAAGAGGAATAGTTTCATTGTAACTAACAATAAAACAGGATTTTACTTCTGCACTGCACAGAATAAACATGGAAACCAATCATCAGCATATATCCAGCTCACAGTTGAAG ACATTTCACAAGACATGGGACAAGATGGACACTCTATGCTTATAATTGGTTGTGTGGGAGGAATCGTGGCAGCGCTCATGCTCTCTGCTCTTGGTTTTTGTACAAG GACCAGGACAAAGACACACAGGGGAGACAATGTTGGAGAAAAATATTCCTTAAATCAG gATGAAATTATAGACAGGAATTCCACATATGCTACTGTCACCATGACCAACCAGGACAACAAGATCTCTGATGATTATAGTATGTGTGAGCGTAAGACTAAGACTGACCACGATAAAGTGAAAGTCTCAACGAATGAAGACGACAATGAAAAGGGTTCAGATGTAGTATATGCTCAGGTCCATGtgttacaaaacaaaacaaaagccaTCAGTGTTGTGCCTGAGGTCATTTATGCTCAGGTGACTTGA
- the LOC127506374 gene encoding sialoadhesin-like isoform X1, protein MSVFQIMSFFIIIISSVFLHTHSADDIYSAVMPQTVTALTGSCVQIPCTFNISNFEDKLNTIIGIWLKNKSQFEKDSLIVSNISKNIIRGFSDIQITGNLSEGNCTTVFYNLMKNHSDLYYFRLEMEPDVFKATFNPNQPDSRKTVKITVIDSPQPPELKPNCSRYVMENTTVNLICSAEAPCPKQPPTISWSNNPESANITTQLQEKPDKTQSVFSNMTFKASYMDHRRNISCIATYPRNTSNYSTVETTVMLQVLFPPKETHITINPSASVSVGTNVTLTCRSKASPSNDMNYTWYKRGQETPIAWGKRNSFIVTNNKTGFYFCTAQNKHGNQSSAYIQLTVEVTDISQDMGQDGHSMLIIGCVGGIVAALMLSALGFCTRTRTKTHRGDNVGEKYSLNQDEIIDRNSTYATVTMTNQDNKISDDYSMCERKTKTDHDKVKVSTNEDDNEKGSDVVYAQVHVLQNKTKAISVVPEVIYAQVT, encoded by the exons ATGTCTGTGTTCCAGATCATGtccttcttcatcatcatcatcagctcTGTGTTTCTGCATACTCACTCAG CTGATGATATCTACTCTGCCGTGATGCCTCAGACAGTAACAGCTCTGACAGGCTCTTGTGTGCAGATTCCTTGCACATTCAACATCTCCAATTTTGAGGACAAACTTAACACTATTATTGGGATCTGGCTGAAAAATAAATCACAGTTTGAAAAAGACAGTTTAATTGTTTCTAATAtcagtaaaaacatcattagaGGATTCAGTGACATACAGATAACTGGAAATCTCAGTGAGGGGAACTGCACAACTGTCTTCTATAACCTCATGAAGAATCATTCAGATCTCTACTACTTCAGACTGGAAATGGAGCCAGATGTGTTCAAAGCTACATTTAACCCAAATCAACCTGATTCAAGAAAGACTGTGAAGATCACTGTCATAG ACTCACCACAACCTCCTGAACTTAAACCCAATTGTTCACGCTATGTGATGGAGAACACAACAGTCAATCTGATCTGCTCTGCTGAAGCCCCCTGCCCCAAACAACCTCCGACAATATCCTGGTCCAACAACCCTGAATCTGCCAACATTACAACACAGTTACAGGAGAAACCCGATAAAACCCAGTCAGTGTTTTCAAACATGACTTTCAAAGCTTCATACATGGATCACAGAAGGAACATCTCCTGCATTGCTACATATCCAAGAAATACATCTAATTACTCAACTGTGGAGACCACCGTGATGCTACAAGTCCTGT TTCCTCCAAAAGAAACTCACATCACCATCAATCCATCTGCTTCAGTTTCTGTTGGCACTAATGTGACTTTGACCTGCAGAAGCAAAGCCAGTCCATCAAATGACATGAACTACACCTGGTACAAACGTGGACAGGAGACGCCAATAGCTTGGGGAAAGAGGAATAGTTTCATTGTAACTAACAATAAAACAGGATTTTACTTCTGCACTGCACAGAATAAACATGGAAACCAATCATCAGCATATATCCAGCTCACAGTTGAAG TTACAGACATTTCACAAGACATGGGACAAGATGGACACTCTATGCTTATAATTGGTTGTGTGGGAGGAATCGTGGCAGCGCTCATGCTCTCTGCTCTTGGTTTTTGTACAAG GACCAGGACAAAGACACACAGGGGAGACAATGTTGGAGAAAAATATTCCTTAAATCAG gATGAAATTATAGACAGGAATTCCACATATGCTACTGTCACCATGACCAACCAGGACAACAAGATCTCTGATGATTATAGTATGTGTGAGCGTAAGACTAAGACTGACCACGATAAAGTGAAAGTCTCAACGAATGAAGACGACAATGAAAAGGGTTCAGATGTAGTATATGCTCAGGTCCATGtgttacaaaacaaaacaaaagccaTCAGTGTTGTGCCTGAGGTCATTTATGCTCAGGTGACTTGA
- the LOC127506374 gene encoding sialoadhesin-like isoform X3 yields the protein MSVFQIMSFFIIIISSVFLHTHSADDIYSAVMPQTVTALTGSCVQIPCTFNISNFEDKLNTIIGIWLKNKSQFEKDSLIVSNISKNIIRGFSDIQITGNLSEGNCTTVFYNLMKNHSDLYYFRLEMEPDVFKATFNPNQPDSRKTVKITVIDSPQPPELKPNCSRYVMENTTVNLICSAEAPCPKQPPTISWSNNPESANITTQLQEKPDKTQSVFSNMTFKASYMDHRRNISCIATYPRNTSNYSTVETTVMLQVLFPPKETHITINPSASVSVGTNVTLTCRSKASPSNDMNYTWYKRGQETPIAWGKRNSFIVTNNKTGFYFCTAQNKHGNQSSAYIQLTVEVTDISQDMGQDGHSMLIIGCVGGIVAALMLSALGFCTRTRTKTHRGDNVGEKYSLNQDNKISDDYSMCERKTKTDHDKVKVSTNEDDNEKGSDVVYAQVHVLQNKTKAISVVPEVIYAQVT from the exons ATGTCTGTGTTCCAGATCATGtccttcttcatcatcatcatcagctcTGTGTTTCTGCATACTCACTCAG CTGATGATATCTACTCTGCCGTGATGCCTCAGACAGTAACAGCTCTGACAGGCTCTTGTGTGCAGATTCCTTGCACATTCAACATCTCCAATTTTGAGGACAAACTTAACACTATTATTGGGATCTGGCTGAAAAATAAATCACAGTTTGAAAAAGACAGTTTAATTGTTTCTAATAtcagtaaaaacatcattagaGGATTCAGTGACATACAGATAACTGGAAATCTCAGTGAGGGGAACTGCACAACTGTCTTCTATAACCTCATGAAGAATCATTCAGATCTCTACTACTTCAGACTGGAAATGGAGCCAGATGTGTTCAAAGCTACATTTAACCCAAATCAACCTGATTCAAGAAAGACTGTGAAGATCACTGTCATAG ACTCACCACAACCTCCTGAACTTAAACCCAATTGTTCACGCTATGTGATGGAGAACACAACAGTCAATCTGATCTGCTCTGCTGAAGCCCCCTGCCCCAAACAACCTCCGACAATATCCTGGTCCAACAACCCTGAATCTGCCAACATTACAACACAGTTACAGGAGAAACCCGATAAAACCCAGTCAGTGTTTTCAAACATGACTTTCAAAGCTTCATACATGGATCACAGAAGGAACATCTCCTGCATTGCTACATATCCAAGAAATACATCTAATTACTCAACTGTGGAGACCACCGTGATGCTACAAGTCCTGT TTCCTCCAAAAGAAACTCACATCACCATCAATCCATCTGCTTCAGTTTCTGTTGGCACTAATGTGACTTTGACCTGCAGAAGCAAAGCCAGTCCATCAAATGACATGAACTACACCTGGTACAAACGTGGACAGGAGACGCCAATAGCTTGGGGAAAGAGGAATAGTTTCATTGTAACTAACAATAAAACAGGATTTTACTTCTGCACTGCACAGAATAAACATGGAAACCAATCATCAGCATATATCCAGCTCACAGTTGAAG TTACAGACATTTCACAAGACATGGGACAAGATGGACACTCTATGCTTATAATTGGTTGTGTGGGAGGAATCGTGGCAGCGCTCATGCTCTCTGCTCTTGGTTTTTGTACAAG GACCAGGACAAAGACACACAGGGGAGACAATGTTGGAGAAAAATATTCCTTAAATCAG GACAACAAGATCTCTGATGATTATAGTATGTGTGAGCGTAAGACTAAGACTGACCACGATAAAGTGAAAGTCTCAACGAATGAAGACGACAATGAAAAGGGTTCAGATGTAGTATATGCTCAGGTCCATGtgttacaaaacaaaacaaaagccaTCAGTGTTGTGCCTGAGGTCATTTATGCTCAGGTGACTTGA